GATCTGGGTAAGCAGCTTCTGATCTTGATTACTGTGTGCAAATGAATTTTTATAATCGATCAAATTAGGAAAATATTTCATTATATTGTaaaaatattcttcaaatattttatattcgACAAAATATTGATATGACTAGGTTATTGACCAAACTCCCtcatgcttatcatatttgttatTTATCGAGTCTTGATTTAGCTAAACATTTACGTATCAAGTCTTAATACTAAGTCTTGATTCGAGATAAACATTTCTCTTACCTCTTTGTAAATGCATTATACGGAAATATGTgctattataagtataaaaatgatAGAACATTTAATCAAACAATACGCTACTTTTATATCGAGTGGTGCTTTACTTGCAAATGAGACTCTTAGAATCATTGATAAGCATATCTGATACTTAGCTTGAGGCAATGATCACAAACCAAAGCAAAGCATGCAAAGATGGCCTCAAATTATTAATTGTTTTAATTGTTTAGATGAAGAATGAATGACTACATATCTTGGGATAGATTGCATGTAGTATTCCtgaaagatatattattttttcttggTGATGTATAAGTGGTCATACCATAGAACTGATATATTGAATTATATTCTTAAAATGAGGGGTGCTAAATGATTCATAAGATCTCAAATTTTAGATAATACACAATCTattgaattatattattattattattttacaaaTATAGCATGGATAAGTTTTGAACATAAGACATCATATcatcttatattttttataaatatcattttattcaAAAACATAAATCATGAATGAGATATGATGTATTGATTTTTATTCTAAAGATAGTGAAAGCATAAGTTCCATTAATTGTGAAATTACTTTGAAAGGGTGAGCTATATAAATATTGAAATTAGATGTGAAACTATTTGTTATCAATCATACATCAGGAAAAAATAAAGACAAATATAACAAAAATGTTTTGATATCAAACTAAAAACATAATAAAATTTATGCCATTTGAAAGTCTTGTGGATGTCATATGTATTTTTAAAGTAAAATTGGAAGAAACAAACTGTGACTACAGAAAGTAGATGGTGGTACAAAATTATCTACTATGAAACAAATGATTCAAGGATCAATttaacataaaaaataattttaacacctaTATGAAATAGGATCCAATGTTGAAATTTGATGAAGTTATACAGTGGAAGGAAGATGGAAAATACAAGTACAACAAGTAAAATGCTATTAGATGTAGTCCAATCACCCACAACATCAACATATATGAACTCCTTTTCTAAGAAAGTTGAGATGCATCATCATTCCTAATAAATTTCATGGTGATAGAGTCCATCGTAACCTTAAAGTACGATTTAACTCACAATGAATGTTTTTGGCACATATCAAATATTGCATCTTTTATCTCTTTAGATACCAAGGTTTGTTgtaccgaagcataccgcccgtaccggacggtacataTCGGTCCAACAGGTTATCGATACGTGGACCgctcggtaccgctacagtgttaCAGTACTATACCGTAGCACTGCTACAAtatgaaaacaataaaaaaaatattcggtacactagggcataccgctcggtatgccatgatgtaccacccggtacaccggtaccgtaccataccgtaccgagcccggatcgaaacgtcggtacgatacggtacatcgaaccttattagaaacatcccATTATTAAATACTTAGCCAGATTTGACTCGTTACTACTCTTAATCTATCAATAACCTACACATAAAGAAAATAGATTTGTGACGAGCAAAACACCAaaataaaccaaaaaataaaATGATCTAAGGTTAGTCCAAAGCGACTGTCAGCATCAATTGTGTGGAAAAaaccttaaaaaaaataaaaaaaaaaaaaatcaataatccaaaaGTATATTTTTATCAACCTAATTAATAGTTTTATCTATCTGATTTAATTCATTCCATAATGATATCATCATGGTTGATTTAATATTACTAAGTTGTGGGCACGGTCATACGGAAGTTGATGTAGATGTATGAACACATGAAAACTTCATGAGAGcgtaaaaagaaggaatgagaaatattttatgaaaaaatatatatgattcgAAATTCTAGAATTTTTTTAGACCTATTTCCAATTAAATAAATACAATCCTTAAAACTTTAATGCCTTATTATCAACCCAAAAATATATTTCCAATAGAAATTTGAAGTTTTCTAAAGAAAGAAGACACTGCCAATCCTTTGTATGAATAttaatagaataaaaaataatttttaaaaacaaTAATGACGTGTCTCGGCAATACAATTATTCGCGGTCGGTCCTTCGAATCGTCTTTTTATATTATTGGTTTTGTATTGGTTGTTATTTTTTCCTCTTCGTATCCCAACCTCTTTATTTCGGTTCTTCCCCCGCGAATTCGACGAAACCTTCGATCTTTCGATCGCTGTTCTTCCTTAATTTCTTCCTTCGCGAGTCCCCACTGCCTCCGATCGACAGGATCGACCACGGATTTCTAGGGTTACGGTTCGGGTTTGGGATTTGTTCCTTGCTCCCCCTCTTTCTATCTGCTAGGAATCGAGGGGGAGAGGATGAGCTTCCAGGATCTGGAGTCGGGGTGGCCGGTCACCGGCCGGAGGGATCTGACCAACGGGCGACAAGATTCGACGCAGGCCGTCGCTGCCGGGCTGTTCCAGATCACCACGGCCGTCCGTAACTTCGAGCGCCTCGTCAACACGATCGGCACCCCCAAGGACACCCCCGAGCTCCGCCAGAAGTTGTGAGGGTTTCTTTCCTCGTGGAAAATCTTTGTTTTTATTCTTGGGTTCCGATTGGTCTATCTTAATCTTAATTAATTGATGTTTGTTGCTCTGAATTGGTGGTCGCAAGTGCTTTAGTTTGAATTCCATTCAGAAGATGGGATTTTCACTCTATTGACGATGGGTTTTTGTGGTTTTGCCTTTGAGATGGACATGTCTCTTAAGCATCATATTGCTAGACCATCTCTGTGTATGTGAAAGTTGTTTCCTGCTTCCATAAGCTGACGCCGTGAAAGTATTACCTATGACACTGTCCTAAGCTTGCACGTGTCCAGAAGTCTGGATTCTACTCTAGTGGGCTGATAGCTACATTATTGTCAGTTGTAAAATTTTGACACAACTTTATTGAGCGTTCTCAGTTGTGAGTTGTGTTTGGTGGCTCTAGCTTAATGAAACAGATGATTAGAGAATAAAGCTTTTATGCTTGCAAAATATGTTTTATATTGCATAATATCAGGCTTGTAGGAGACCTAGCGAATATTTAAACCTTAAGGAGATACTTTCAGATGTTTCTTCCTCATAAAGAGAGTTACATAGGGTTTTAATTTGTTCTCTACTATATCATGTTGATGGTCACAAATTCCTATTAGCAATTAATGATGGAGTATTCGCATCATGCAGCCTCGTCTATCGCTAGTGATGGATGACTTGTTATCTGGAGCTGTTTGAAAATTGGATTATTAGAAAGACCTGATTCAGTCATCGAAATTTAAGTATCAGTTAGAATTCGAATAGACACTATGGCCAATTGGTTTGACACCAGATTTGATCTATTAATGGGACCAATGGATCCTATTGTTAAAATAATTGTTGTAAGTTCATCGATTAGAATGAAGTATTGGTGATTTTTAGTTGACCGTGCTTGTTAATGTGCTGATCTGCCATTTGGTTTTATGAAAATCAAAAGTTGATTACAAGACCCTGCTTCTTTTTTTAGCCAGATGAAGTGGTGAACTTGGTCAAAAATTGTCTTTAGTTCTTTGCATTATGATAGTTTAGTATTTTGGCTTTCTTGTTCATAACTGTTAGGGTCtagttttttatgaatcatgttttTGTTTTCGGTGATCAAGGTCTTCAGGTAATGGTAGTTTGTGATCAACTGATAAGGTACCAAACCTTGTGATGCCCCTAAAAGTTTTTGAAGTCAGAGGACCCAAACCATATTTCAGAATAACCATATTACCCTTTCCTTCTTTCTCAAATTATACTGAAGGAAGAACCAACTTTCGCTCTTTTCCACTTCAGTTAGAAAGTCAAACATAAGAGACAAATATAACATTCTCTTTCATATCTTTTAATTTATACAGTTGGAGCAGCTTTATTTCTTGTACTGTGTTATATTCTAGGGTGCTTTGAGCTGTGTAAAGTAAACATGAATCCTAGTATATGACGGATAGTGATCATTAGTTACTCTTCTTCTTCCATATAACTTGTAGATCTACATACTCTTTTCCCTTCTACTAAAAACATATGTTTCAACTGTaaaatgcatatttttgtttcttAGTGTGACAAAAGCATAACTCCTTAAAGTTgtttcaaaaaatataatttttttatttggtttagAGTAAGGTAGGCTTGTTAAAGTAGTGTTCTTTTTGCATGTTCCGAGATGTGCTTCCAAGATCTATTTTTTTTGTAGCATGTAGTTCTTTTAGCAAATTTGTCAGAACCCATCTGATTGTGGGGATCAGTTACTATCATTGTGTTCTTTTCACATGTTAGTAGTGTACTAACCCAGTCCCCAAGTTTGAAACGTACCACTAAATCAGCCTTGCATTTTATTTTTCTGGCAAGATTTTATGTGTCTTTGACTGTATGTACAGTGTTCTTTAGAATTTCTCTTCCCAAGAACtggctttgttttttttttttttttgcttaatttgatCTTTTCTTCTGGCAGATGCAATACAAGACTACAAATTGGACAGTTAGTTAAAGATACTTGTGCCAAACTTGAACAAGTTAGTGAAACAGACCACCGCCTTGAAGTTAGTGTAAGTGTCCATCTTTTGCATGTGCTTTTGGTTTTGTTTATTTTACTGATTCCATGTTGGAGGTACTGTTACTTGGGCTTCCTCATGAACCAACATTAATCATGGAACATACAATTTTGTCAATGAGTTGTATTTTTATCCAATTCGTTCATTTAGATTTTAAGTATAAACTTTTTCACCAATAAGCACTACATATTATGATCAGAAGATATAGAAGGCTTCAACAAACTGAACTTTTAATTACTGTTTTTTACAATGATATTATCATATACgacttattttttttctcttttatactTTTTCAAGGGCCTACATGcataataaagaaaaaaacataAGGTGAATTTATGCCTTAATAAACTCCACAATGTAATGCAGCCTTGTCATGCTCTACATATTCTAGACTTCTAGACTCTTATAAGTTTGAGCTGAAGTTGCAATTTATAAGCTTGAATTTCCTAGCAGCAAAACCTCATAATTTAAATCTACTCACTGTTTTGTTTGAGATTGTCTTTTCTGAGAATATTGTGATAACCATAGTGGGTTGACATCAAGTCAGCAGTTTTTAAGAATACCAACCATTAGTCCTCTTCTATAGCTGATCCTTTGTTGTTGGTAAAGGGCACGAGAGAAGGCATGATTCATGTTAATGAATGCAAATCACATTGTTCTTcacaaatatctttcttttgcttAAGCATTTAGTTGAACTGTAGGCAAACAAAAAAGTAGCTGATGCAAAACTTGCAAGGGATTTCCAACATATTCTGAAAGAGTTCAAGAATCTTCAAAGGCTTGCAGCTGAAAGAGAGACTGCATATATGCCATTGGTTCCCCAAGCAGTTCTTCCTTCAAGGTAACCTGCTATCTTTGATTATTGATGTTGGATTTTGGGTTTGAATGGCTTCATGTTTTCTTAATCTCAATAGCATCGACAAAAGTGTCACATGTTGCTATTTTGCATCTCTTATATGCAACTTGCTTTATATGTGGAATTGCTTTGACGGATTTTAGACTTCCACATATTTTCCTTGGTATGGTTACTTTTGAGAGAACGAATATTTGGGGAtttttttggataaaaaatattcTTTGGATTTCTGTTACTTCTGGAGCAACTGCTAGTCCTGTTCATTCCTAACCTTTAGAAATTCCTCTTGCTACACTTATAAAGGGGAAAAAGA
Above is a genomic segment from Musa acuminata AAA Group cultivar baxijiao chromosome BXJ3-4, Cavendish_Baxijiao_AAA, whole genome shotgun sequence containing:
- the LOC135634760 gene encoding syntaxin-22-like isoform X2, with amino-acid sequence MSFQDLESGWPVTGRRDLTNGRQDSTQAVAAGLFQITTAVRNFERLVNTIGTPKDTPELRQKLCNTRLQIGQLVKDTCAKLEQVSETDHRLEVSANKKVADAKLARDFQHILKEFKNLQRLAAERETAYMPLVPQAVLPSSYAAIEADSNSNNTLGQRAVLAESRRQEVLLLDNEIIFNEAIIEEREQGIQEIQQQIDQMTSTLTSRTPTRQLHKEKPNSKRQQKPKSQIHP
- the LOC135634760 gene encoding syntaxin-22-like isoform X1, which gives rise to MSFQDLESGWPVTGRRDLTNGRQDSTQAVAAGLFQITTAVRNFERLVNTIGTPKDTPELRQKLCNTRLQIGQLVKDTCAKLEQVSETDHRLEVSANKKVADAKLARDFQHILKEFKNLQRLAAERETAYMPLVPQAVLPSSYAAIEADSNSNNTLGQRAVLAESRRQEVLLLDNEIIFNEAIIEEREQGIQEIQQQIDQVNEIFKDLAVLVHDQGVVIDDVNTHIENSHAATAQGKTQLKKAAKTQKSNSSLMCLLLVIFGIVLLIVIIVIAA